One genomic region from Streptomyces sp. NBC_00457 encodes:
- a CDS encoding serine/threonine-protein kinase, with protein MAPQRNAGAGAEAELPEYAGHYRLESCLGSGGMGVVHLARSTSGLKLAVKVVHAEFAKDPEFRGRFRQEVAAARRVSGAFTAPVVDADPEAERPWMATLFIPGPTLADQVKRNGPLAPAELRRLMAGLAEALRDIHRVGVVHRDLKPSNVLLAEDGPKVIDFGISRPKDSELRTETGKLIGTPPFMAPEQFRRPREVGPAADIFALGSVMVHAATGRGPFDSDSPYVVAYQVVHDEPDLKDVPDNLAPLVLRCLAKEPEDRITPDELMRELRSVAASYDTQAFIPTQRTVDTAPRPEPRAMQQERRFGKRLRRRVGIAAGVLGLVVGGGFASAQLLDDSSTPQDAAPRTTSGEFSSWEARPQANGAGVSQCSYGAGKLFCARSGLVFALDPSDGSLLWRRPVADVRKSGPPVLSGGLVQLLTNGDRRLKALDPASGTLRWQQNVPADSAVEYTGSMLLLTGADGTVTAVDSASGSTKWNHPIAGQSNPTFAWFAGDPVTYATSPSLDGSSTRVAGVDPDTGAVRWETRLNGILTPVGTNGGSVFFLSLDRATGDARAVVRYTPESGAARRVDLPVPRTAAEATVHGNNVYVLAAGGSLDAIGMEARKPLWHLETSVSRSSTPVADSRHVYFTAADGRLLAADARKGRFVGQTPARLGANSEVVTTSPPQPVLADGHIYAAAPDGTVFALDARDPATW; from the coding sequence ATGGCGCCACAGCGGAACGCCGGAGCGGGCGCGGAAGCGGAACTTCCCGAATACGCCGGCCACTACCGTCTGGAGTCCTGTCTGGGGTCGGGCGGCATGGGTGTGGTGCACCTCGCGCGGAGCACCTCGGGACTGAAGCTCGCGGTGAAGGTCGTACATGCCGAATTCGCCAAGGACCCTGAGTTCAGAGGGCGGTTCCGGCAAGAAGTAGCAGCAGCACGGAGGGTGAGCGGTGCCTTCACCGCACCCGTCGTCGACGCCGATCCGGAGGCCGAACGCCCCTGGATGGCCACGCTGTTCATACCCGGTCCGACGCTGGCCGACCAGGTGAAGCGGAACGGCCCTCTGGCCCCCGCCGAGCTACGTCGGTTGATGGCCGGGCTGGCGGAGGCGCTGCGCGACATTCACCGCGTCGGGGTCGTGCACCGCGATCTGAAGCCGAGCAATGTACTGCTCGCCGAGGACGGGCCGAAGGTCATCGACTTCGGTATTTCTCGGCCGAAGGACAGCGAACTGCGTACCGAGACCGGGAAATTGATCGGTACGCCGCCCTTCATGGCACCCGAGCAGTTCCGGCGGCCGAGGGAGGTCGGACCCGCCGCCGACATCTTCGCTCTCGGCTCCGTGATGGTCCACGCGGCGACCGGACGCGGCCCGTTCGACTCCGACAGCCCGTACGTCGTTGCCTATCAGGTCGTACACGATGAGCCGGACTTGAAGGATGTACCGGACAATCTCGCGCCATTGGTGCTGCGTTGCCTCGCCAAAGAGCCTGAGGACCGGATCACGCCGGACGAACTCATGCGGGAACTGCGGTCGGTGGCAGCGTCGTACGACACCCAGGCGTTCATACCGACGCAGCGAACGGTCGATACGGCGCCGAGGCCCGAACCTCGCGCCATGCAGCAGGAACGACGGTTCGGGAAACGTCTTCGCAGACGGGTGGGCATCGCAGCCGGAGTCCTCGGCCTTGTCGTCGGCGGTGGGTTCGCCTCGGCTCAACTACTGGATGACAGCTCCACGCCGCAGGACGCCGCGCCCCGGACCACATCGGGCGAGTTCAGCTCCTGGGAGGCCAGGCCGCAGGCCAATGGCGCCGGCGTGTCCCAATGCTCGTATGGAGCAGGCAAGTTGTTCTGCGCGCGATCCGGGCTGGTCTTCGCTCTCGACCCGTCCGACGGCAGCCTGCTGTGGCGTCGGCCCGTCGCCGATGTGCGCAAGAGCGGGCCACCGGTCCTGTCGGGCGGTCTGGTGCAGCTCCTGACGAACGGGGACCGACGCCTGAAGGCCCTCGATCCCGCTTCGGGCACACTGCGCTGGCAACAGAACGTGCCCGCCGACAGCGCCGTGGAATACACCGGCAGCATGCTGCTGCTCACGGGCGCCGACGGCACGGTCACCGCCGTCGACAGCGCGTCGGGCAGCACCAAGTGGAACCACCCGATAGCCGGCCAGAGCAACCCCACCTTCGCGTGGTTCGCCGGTGACCCGGTGACCTATGCGACCAGCCCTTCCCTTGACGGGTCCAGCACCCGGGTCGCCGGGGTGGACCCGGACACGGGTGCCGTTCGATGGGAGACCCGGCTGAACGGGATCCTGACGCCCGTCGGCACCAACGGGGGATCCGTCTTCTTCCTCTCCCTCGACAGGGCCACAGGGGATGCCCGAGCGGTGGTTCGCTACACCCCCGAGTCCGGCGCCGCGCGCCGGGTCGATCTGCCCGTCCCGCGCACGGCCGCCGAGGCCACCGTGCACGGGAACAACGTCTACGTGCTGGCCGCCGGCGGTTCGCTCGACGCCATCGGCATGGAGGCACGGAAGCCGCTGTGGCATCTCGAAACCTCCGTGAGCCGCAGTTCGACGCCGGTCGCCGACAGCCGCCATGTGTACTTCACCGCCGCCGACGGACGACTGCTCGCCGCCGACGCCCGGAAGGGCAGATTCGTCGGGCAGACACCGGCGCGCCTCGGGGCGAACTCGGAGGTGGTCACGACCTCACCGCCGCAGCCCGTCCTCGCCGACGGCCATATCTACGCCGCCGCCCCCGACGGCACCGTCTTCGCCCTCGACGCACGCGACCCGGCCACCTGGTAG